From Corvus cornix cornix isolate S_Up_H32 chromosome 1A, ASM73873v5, whole genome shotgun sequence, a single genomic window includes:
- the BHLHE41 gene encoding LOW QUALITY PROTEIN: class E basic helix-loop-helix protein 41 (The sequence of the model RefSeq protein was modified relative to this genomic sequence to represent the inferred CDS: inserted 1 base in 1 codon; deleted 2 bases in 1 codon) — protein MDEGISRLPERQLLEHRDFIGLDYPALYMCKPKRSVKRDESKETYKLPHRLIEKKRRDRINECIAQLKDLLPEHLKLTTLGHLEKAVVLELTLKHLKALTALTEQQHQKIIALQNGERSMKSPVQADLDAFHSGFQTCAKEVLQYLSRFESWTPREQRCAQLLGHLHSISSQFLPGPQLLSPPPGPLSKGSSSSSSPPAPPCAPGHKPEGQANCVPVIQRTHAAELSAETDTDTDSGYGGEGEARPERGPAAAAGGALPALAIKQEPSGDEVPPAPKRLKLDRGGSPMPGPPGLAARGAEAAAAAAAAALVRPDATLLGSLMALGAGGGXGPFGQPAAPFCLPFYFISPSAAAAYMQPFLDKGSLEKYLYPAAPIPLLYPGIPAQAAAAAAAAAASFPCLSSVLGPAEKAAAAAAAGLPPTPHLPHPFAAAAAAEPGEEPEPAAAEEPGAEGP, from the exons GAAACGTACAAACTGCCACATAGACTGATAGAAAAGAAGAGGCGAGACAGGATTAACGAATGCATTGCCCAGCTGAAGGATTTACTGCCCGAGCATCTGAAACTGACG ACGCTGGGACACCTGGAGAAAGCGGTGGTGCTGGAACTGACTTTGAAGCACTTGAAAGCGCTAACAGCCttaacagagcagcagcaccagaagATTATTGCTTTGCAGAATG GGGAGCGGTCCATGAAGTCTCCGGTGCAGGCCGACCTGGACGCCTTCCACTCGGGCTTTCAAACGTGCGCCAAGGAAGTGCTGCAGTACCTCTCCCGCTTCGAGAGCTGGACCCCCCGCGAGCAGCGATGCGCCCAGCTCCTCGGCCACCTGCACTCCATCTCCTCGCAGTTCCTCCCCGGccctcagctcctctccccGCCGCCGGGCCCCCTCAGCAAGggatcctcctcctcttcctccccgcccgccccccccTGCGCGCCGGGCCACAAGCCGGAGGGCCAGGCTAACTGCGTGCCCGTCATCCAGCGGACTCACGCCGCCGAGCTCAGCGCCGAGACCGACACGGACACGGACAGCGGCTACGGCGGGGAGGGCGAGGCGCGCCCCgagcgcggccccgcggcggcggccggcggAGCGCTGCCCGCCCTGGCCATCAAGCAGGAGCCGTCGGGGGACGAGGTGCCCCCCGCGCCCAAGCGGCTGAAGCTGGACCGCGGCGGGAGCCCCATGCCCGGCCCGCCGGGGCTGGCGGCGCGGGGCgccgaggcggcggcggcggcagcggcggccgctCTGGTCAGACCCGACGCCACCCTGCTGGGGTCCCTGATGGCTCtgggggcgggcggcg ggggccccTTCGGACAGCCGGCGGCG CCTTTCTGCCTGCCCTTCTACTTCATCTCCCCCTCGGCCGCCGCCGCCTACATGCAGCCCTTCCTGGATAAAGGCAGCCTGGAGAAGTATCTCTACCCCGCCGCTCCCATCCCGCTCCTCTACCCGGGCATCCCGGCCCaggcggccgccgccgcggccgccgcggcggcctccttcccctgcctctccTCCGTGCTCGGCCCCGCTGAGAaggcggcggccgccgccgccgccgggctgCCCCCGACGCCCCACCTCCCGCACCCCTtcgctgccgccgccgccgccgagccAGGCGAGGAGCCCGAGCCCGCAGCTGCCGAGGAGCCCGGCGCCGAGGGCCCGTGA